Proteins encoded by one window of Superficieibacter sp. HKU1:
- a CDS encoding YlaC family protein, with protein sequence MTEIQRLLTTTIDELNAREKRDNRPRFSISFIRNHPGLFVGMYIAWFATLVVMLRSETLADSVWLLVVLFILFNAFFFFDVNPRYRYEDIDVLDFRVCFNGEWYNTRFAPEQLIANILQSPRVEQPYKMQLQKMIATKGDLSFYDIFTLARAEASQSTG encoded by the coding sequence ATGACAGAAATACAGCGACTGCTGACGACAACCATTGACGAACTTAATGCCCGCGAAAAGCGCGACAATCGCCCGCGCTTTAGCATCAGCTTCATTCGCAACCATCCCGGCCTGTTTGTCGGTATGTATATCGCCTGGTTTGCCACTCTGGTCGTGATGCTGCGCTCTGAAACGCTGGCAGATTCCGTCTGGCTACTGGTAGTGCTGTTTATTCTGTTCAACGCCTTCTTCTTTTTCGACGTTAATCCCCGCTACCGTTATGAAGATATCGACGTGCTGGATTTCCGCGTCTGTTTTAACGGTGAGTGGTATAACACCCGTTTTGCCCCTGAACAGTTGATCGCTAACATCCTGCAATCGCCGCGTGTTGAACAGCCCTATAAGATGCAGCTACAGAAAATGATCGCCACCAAAGGCGACCTTTCTTTTTATGACATCTTTACCCTTGCCCGCGCTGAGGCTTCGCAATCAACCGGTTAA
- the maa gene encoding maltose O-acetyltransferase codes for MSEEKRKMIAGERYRPGDETLRAERLRARHLLHRYNHTDPDERAVRKALLGDLLGKSEGAYIEPSFRCDYGYNIHLGANFYANFDCVMLDVCPVHIGDNCMLAPGVHIYTAMHPLDPGERNSGIELGKPVTIGDNVWIGGRAIINPGVTIGNNVVVASGAVVVKDVPDNVVVGGNPARVIKTLPV; via the coding sequence ATGAGTGAAGAAAAACGCAAAATGATCGCCGGTGAACGCTACCGCCCTGGAGATGAAACGCTCAGGGCAGAACGTCTGCGTGCCAGGCATTTACTCCATCGTTATAACCATACCGACCCTGACGAACGCGCTGTACGTAAAGCGCTGCTGGGCGATTTACTGGGTAAGAGTGAGGGCGCGTATATTGAGCCGAGCTTTCGCTGCGACTACGGTTACAATATTCATCTCGGCGCTAATTTTTATGCCAATTTCGATTGTGTAATGCTGGACGTGTGTCCTGTCCACATCGGTGATAACTGCATGCTGGCTCCCGGGGTGCATATTTATACCGCAATGCATCCGCTGGATCCTGGCGAGCGTAACAGCGGCATTGAACTGGGCAAACCGGTAACGATTGGTGATAACGTCTGGATCGGCGGACGCGCGATTATCAATCCGGGCGTCACCATCGGTAATAACGTGGTGGTTGCCTCCGGCGCGGTAGTGGTAAAAGATGTGCCGGACAATGTTGTGGTCGGCGGCAATCCCGCCCGGGTGATTAAAACCCTGCCCGTGTAA
- a CDS encoding HHA domain-containing protein — protein sequence MTDKALTKTDYLMRLRRCQTIDTLERVIEKNKYELSDNELVVFYSAADHRLAELTMNKLYDKIPPSVWQFIR from the coding sequence ATGACTGACAAAGCATTAACCAAGACTGATTATTTGATGCGTTTGAGGCGCTGTCAGACAATCGACACGCTCGAACGCGTCATTGAAAAGAACAAATATGAATTATCAGATAATGAGCTGGTTGTATTTTACTCAGCCGCCGATCATCGTCTTGCAGAACTGACCATGAATAAGCTTTACGATAAAATCCCACCTTCCGTATGGCAATTTATTCGCTAA
- the tomB gene encoding Hha toxicity modulator TomB, with product MDEYSPKRHDIAQLKFLCENLYHDCIANLDESNHGWVNDPTSAINLQLNELIEHIATFALNYKIKYNEDNNLVMQIDEYLDDTFMLFSNYGISTQDLQKWRKSGNNLFHCFVNVSQANPARLSC from the coding sequence ATGGACGAATACTCGCCAAAAAGACACGATATCGCACAGCTTAAATTTCTCTGTGAAAACCTGTATCATGACTGCATTGCCAACCTCGATGAGAGCAACCATGGCTGGGTCAACGATCCCACTTCGGCGATCAACCTCCAGTTAAATGAGCTTATCGAACACATTGCTACCTTCGCGCTTAATTATAAGATTAAGTATAATGAAGATAATAATCTGGTTATGCAGATTGATGAATATCTGGATGACACGTTTATGTTGTTCAGCAACTATGGCATTAGTACGCAGGATTTGCAGAAGTGGCGTAAATCCGGTAATAACCTGTTTCACTGCTTTGTTAATGTGAGCCAGGCTAATCCGGCCAGACTCTCCTGCTAA